A genomic region of Caldanaerobius fijiensis DSM 17918 contains the following coding sequences:
- a CDS encoding Lrp/AsnC family transcriptional regulator, which produces MDKCMDVIELLYENSRLTDEQIATMTGLDTEEVKNIIKKLEDEKVLLKYRALVNWEKTQKEVVHALIEVRVTPQQGHGFNAIAERICQFDEVTSVSLVSGGYDLAVEVEGKTMKEIALFVAERLAPIDGVLSTTTHFILKKYKQEGVFFTDGPEDQRLVVTP; this is translated from the coding sequence ATGGACAAATGTATGGACGTAATTGAGCTCCTGTATGAAAACAGCAGGCTTACCGATGAACAAATAGCCACGATGACAGGTCTAGATACTGAAGAAGTAAAAAATATTATCAAAAAGCTGGAAGATGAAAAAGTTCTGTTAAAATACAGAGCACTGGTCAACTGGGAAAAAACCCAAAAGGAAGTAGTCCACGCCCTCATCGAAGTAAGGGTAACACCCCAGCAAGGACACGGCTTTAATGCCATTGCCGAGAGAATATGCCAGTTTGATGAAGTGACGTCGGTATCGCTGGTCTCAGGTGGCTATGATCTGGCAGTAGAGGTGGAAGGCAAAACCATGAAAGAAATCGCGCTGTTTGTCGCCGAAAGGCTGGCCCCCATAGATGGCGTTTTAAGCACCACCACCCACTTTATATTGAAAAAATACAAGCAAGAAGGGGTATTTTTTACCGATGGACCTGAAGATCAGAGATTGGTGGTAACACCATGA